The Haloferax sp. Atlit-12N genome contains a region encoding:
- a CDS encoding glycosyltransferase family 39 protein, translated as MNSTTDDTANGLDPAAPGRANAFTNGVPGLGRESHAWFALALVAGLVVSVTYVATHDYPAYGSGLYLEIAEQIRAGGYALPTTIPYYDGGIPFAYPPLQFYVVAFLTDLGVSGTTLSLVLPAVVTVLYLVPYYGIALELLPTPRQAGVATAILAVTPPVLQWHLSAGGIVRASAFFLSLCGVYVGARLFRRGTRRPLWVGSGIICFGLTVLSHPTYTVFFGVSWLVLYAMLDRTLPGLVSGAAVALGGLVLAAPWWANVVTTHGVGAFTGAAGSHSGIAGGVGRLLDQFVYPLDPTVVTVFFLASFAATAVLGSRKKFTLPLWLFVCAYVIGKERFQFVAGAMMISTVLFGVVVPRLTDRVRGSLDNRQLLASSLVVVLVVGTSLGGFYAASGLGAAHHGSPSLPSFVDDDDREAMEWARNDTDANASFVVLSDAAELFPHYAKRTMLVGPWGVEWKNPDRYYDQISAFKTASTCENATCVTASMASVDASPDYLYVPRGTYTVRGLEEDGTERLRASLADSPRYRRVYGNDGVVVYEVVSDDTDTDASIDANVDTGTETNTDVTDDRSRRFVGR; from the coding sequence ATGAACTCAACGACCGACGACACGGCGAACGGTCTCGACCCCGCGGCACCGGGCCGCGCGAACGCGTTCACCAACGGCGTTCCCGGCCTCGGCCGCGAGAGCCACGCGTGGTTCGCACTCGCCCTCGTCGCCGGACTCGTCGTCTCGGTGACGTACGTGGCGACTCACGACTACCCGGCCTACGGGTCCGGACTGTACCTCGAAATCGCGGAGCAGATTCGGGCCGGCGGCTACGCGCTCCCGACGACGATACCGTACTACGACGGTGGGATCCCGTTCGCGTACCCGCCGCTCCAGTTCTACGTGGTCGCGTTCCTGACCGACCTCGGCGTCTCGGGGACGACACTCAGCCTCGTCCTCCCGGCCGTCGTCACGGTCCTCTACCTCGTTCCGTACTACGGCATCGCGCTCGAACTCCTCCCGACGCCGCGGCAGGCGGGGGTCGCGACGGCGATTCTCGCGGTCACGCCGCCGGTTCTCCAGTGGCACCTCTCTGCCGGCGGCATCGTCCGCGCGTCCGCGTTCTTCCTGTCTCTCTGCGGGGTTTACGTCGGGGCGAGGCTGTTCCGCCGCGGCACGCGGCGACCGCTGTGGGTCGGCTCCGGTATCATCTGCTTCGGGCTGACCGTCCTCTCGCACCCGACGTACACCGTCTTCTTCGGCGTCAGTTGGCTCGTCCTCTACGCGATGCTCGACCGGACGCTCCCCGGCCTCGTCAGCGGTGCCGCGGTGGCGCTCGGGGGACTCGTCCTCGCCGCGCCGTGGTGGGCCAACGTCGTCACCACTCACGGCGTCGGGGCCTTCACAGGTGCGGCGGGCAGTCACAGCGGTATCGCCGGCGGCGTCGGTCGGCTCCTCGACCAGTTCGTCTACCCGCTGGACCCGACCGTCGTCACGGTGTTCTTCCTCGCGAGCTTCGCCGCCACAGCCGTGCTCGGCTCTCGGAAGAAGTTCACGCTGCCGCTTTGGCTCTTCGTCTGCGCGTACGTCATCGGAAAGGAGCGCTTCCAGTTCGTCGCCGGCGCGATGATGATTTCGACGGTGCTGTTCGGCGTCGTCGTGCCGCGGCTGACCGACAGGGTTCGGGGGTCGCTCGATAACCGGCAACTGCTGGCGTCGTCGCTGGTCGTGGTCCTCGTCGTCGGGACGAGCCTCGGCGGGTTCTACGCGGCGAGCGGTCTCGGCGCGGCGCACCACGGCAGTCCGAGCCTCCCGTCTTTCGTGGACGACGACGACCGCGAGGCCATGGAGTGGGCGAGAAACGACACCGACGCGAACGCGTCGTTCGTCGTGCTCTCGGACGCAGCCGAGTTGTTCCCGCACTACGCGAAGCGGACGATGCTCGTGGGGCCGTGGGGCGTCGAATGGAAGAACCCCGATAGGTACTACGACCAGATTTCGGCGTTCAAAACGGCGAGCACCTGCGAGAACGCGACCTGCGTGACCGCGTCGATGGCGTCCGTCGACGCCTCGCCCGACTACCTGTACGTCCCCCGCGGGACGTACACCGTCCGGGGGCTCGAAGAAGACGGAACCGAACGGCTTCGCGCCTCGCTCGCGGACAGTCCCCGGTACCGACGAGTCTACGGAAACGACGGGGTCGTGGTGTACGAGGTCGTGTCGGACGACACCGACACCGACGCTAGCATCGATGCCAACGTCGACACTGGCACCGAGACCAATACCGACGTCACCGACGACCGAAGCCGCCGATTTGTCGGACGCTAA
- a CDS encoding aryl-sulfate sulfotransferase has translation MVERTHLRVAAAVALLVCAGIVGAAYLSRPTSAVTDATGESARVAPANGTTVIATDSNTWLGRESDGPRANAELVAFGADGERRYYDDSHTRYWDVDPVEGTNATVEYLYADHLIAEECGGESACTRNGIERVNLTTGNVEGIYSRVTAGKHSTRWHDGDRLSDSTYVVADIAADRVFVVNTTTGIVEWSWDAQAAFDPTTTGGPYPSDWTHLNDVEVLESGLIQVSLRNHDRVVYLDRETGLVENRTLGNGSHDVLYEQHNPDYIENPDGDDAVLVADSENNRLVEYRDDDGGWVRSWVWQDKRLQWARDADRLPNGHTLVTDSNGNRVFELDETGEVVWSVPVAFPYEAERLGTGDESAGGPPAHELDLQNRTAGGSTVGDGGASQSSVLPGPVVNAVYYILPQWMGVTELLVSCLALAVGLGWAVAELRWLPYRVSLTNPVSLRKRK, from the coding sequence ATGGTCGAGCGGACGCATCTACGAGTCGCCGCGGCAGTCGCCCTCCTCGTCTGCGCGGGTATCGTCGGGGCCGCATACCTGAGCCGACCGACCTCGGCGGTGACGGACGCGACCGGCGAGAGCGCACGGGTCGCGCCCGCGAACGGAACGACGGTCATCGCGACCGATTCGAACACGTGGCTCGGGCGAGAGAGCGACGGCCCGCGAGCGAACGCCGAACTCGTCGCCTTCGGAGCCGACGGTGAGCGGCGATACTACGACGATTCCCACACCCGCTACTGGGACGTCGACCCCGTCGAGGGGACGAACGCGACGGTCGAATACCTCTACGCGGACCACCTGATCGCCGAGGAGTGCGGCGGCGAGAGCGCGTGTACGCGAAACGGTATCGAGCGCGTGAACCTCACCACCGGGAACGTCGAGGGGATTTACAGCCGCGTGACCGCCGGGAAGCACTCGACGCGGTGGCACGACGGCGACCGGCTGAGCGATTCGACGTACGTCGTCGCCGACATCGCCGCGGACCGCGTGTTCGTCGTGAACACGACGACGGGCATCGTCGAGTGGTCGTGGGACGCGCAGGCAGCGTTCGACCCCACGACGACCGGCGGGCCGTATCCGTCCGATTGGACCCACCTCAACGACGTGGAGGTGCTCGAAAGCGGGCTCATTCAGGTCAGCCTCCGCAACCACGACAGAGTGGTGTACCTCGACCGCGAGACCGGTCTCGTCGAGAACCGGACGCTCGGAAACGGCTCTCACGACGTCCTCTACGAACAGCACAATCCCGATTACATCGAGAACCCGGACGGCGACGACGCCGTCCTCGTCGCCGACTCTGAGAACAACCGCCTCGTCGAATACCGCGACGACGACGGCGGGTGGGTTCGCTCGTGGGTCTGGCAGGACAAGCGACTCCAGTGGGCGCGCGACGCGGACAGACTCCCGAACGGGCACACGCTCGTGACCGACTCGAACGGGAACCGCGTGTTCGAACTGGACGAGACCGGCGAGGTCGTCTGGAGCGTCCCCGTCGCGTTCCCCTACGAGGCCGAACGGCTCGGGACCGGTGACGAGAGCGCCGGCGGTCCACCGGCACACGAACTCGACCTCCAGAACCGAACGGCCGGCGGCTCGACGGTTGGCGACGGCGGCGCATCTCAGTCGTCGGTACTCCCCGGACCAGTCGTGAACGCCGTCTACTACATCCTGCCGCAGTGGATGGGCGTCACAGAGCTTCTGGTGTCCTGTCTCGCCCTCGCTGTCGGACTCGGGTGGGCCGTCGCCGAACTGCGGTGGCTCCCGTATCGCGTCTCGCTCACGAACCCCGTCTCGCTTCGAAAGCGGAAGTGA